A region of the Gadus morhua chromosome 1, gadMor3.0, whole genome shotgun sequence genome:
TTTGCACACAGGGCTAACCTGTAAAGGGTCACATGACTTTGTATCGTGTTATAGGCGGAGCTACAACAAGGTAATCTGGAAATGGAGGGAAAGTAGATTAGACAGGAAGAGACAGGAAAAGgagagtttgtatgtgtgtgtgttcgtgttggAACATCATTGTTTTTGCCAACGCAAACCCATCAGCTCCATGTTGAACATTAGATTCATGCAAGTTGAGTTTGTAGGCGAAAGCCCTTATgcatattgtgtgtttgtggaagaCTTTGTTAAAGACTTCGGAACCCTATGGGCACAGCTCATCTCCTCTACTGGTGAGCGTGAGCTAATTCTTTCTCTTCATGCTATACATTGCTGTTTTGCTGTCATTGTGATGcgttttggaaatctgaatTATTTTGGACTcttaaataattataaataattaaaataataattagctGGGTCTTTTTCCGTATTTCTCAAAGCATTAATCGTTTTGAGGTCAGTTGAATCCGATTGGGACGCGGGATGAGACAGCGTTGTCTTTTCAACAGCCGTAGCAGGCTGGCGATGCGCAGATCTCACAAGAGTTCGACCTGGTGGCCAGATTCACtgaggaaaaaacaaaacaaggtatTAGTCCTGTGAAACTCACATGACACTGCCCCAACCAACGCCACATCAGAGTGGGCTTCAGTTCAAACCCATTGGTGTTTGTTGTTTGATAATTATATTGAAGAACATTGATTTGGTGTTAGCGAACTTATTATTGCGTCGTTTTTCAGGCACGTGTGTTAGCACCCTAATGTTTTAATTCCCTGATTTTTCAAAAATGATTTTCATGTTTcggatggcacacacacacacgcacacgcacacgcacacacacaggcacacacacaggcacacacaggcctaCATTCTACAGCGAACTTGCCTTTCAATTTGAACTGTCACTACTGACAGAAAGACAAGACAGCCATAAGTCTGATCAAGACCCATATACACAGGTGTGCAGACACATGACAGTAGCGAGACGGCATGCGGCAGCCCTACCTAGTTCGGCGAAGAGCTTCCCGGCGTTGGGGTCCCGACACAGGGGTGTGAAGACGTGCGGTAGGGCGGGTTGGTAGCACACGGCGGGCATGCTGCCCTGGGCCTCACTTCGATACCCGCGGGCCGTCGCAACCAGACGCCATAGCATCTTCACACTCTGCAGAGGATACTCGTACTGCCCCACCTGCAGCAAGCTCAAAACACCGCCCCGTTAAATAACAGCGCTAGCATTTACTATTTAGTCACGTCTTATCTATTTAGTCAAGTCAAAGGGGACTTGACTAATccctagtaggcctacatggctGACcccattaaggagaaggtaacttgtttaggggattttgcttaAGGACACCGACGCTGTGGACATTTGGATCACACCCAACACCCTGTTCTACTATACTGAATACACTATCCTGTCCCCAGGATTATCAGCGGAGCTGCGGAGGTAACCATGCAGCACAAGATACATTTTATAAATAGGCCTGTGGATTTTGCAGAGTTTACCACCGGCCACTAGGGGGTAGTATTGGATTACAGACCGCTAACCGGCTCAGTTAGGACCTTATTGTGTTTGCCAGCTGTTTAACATTATTCGTGTAAGTCCATTATCATTCTTGATTACTATAGTTGTCAATTTTGGTTAAGTTCCTGAAGATATTTATGTTAGACACGTGCATGTAGGAATTACTGGTTGTAGCTtatgttgttattttgtgtattgCTGCAGGGCTTCTTCATCGTCAATGAATAAGTTTGACATCGAGGAGTGCATTTCTTCAGATTTAATTTTAAATTGTTTTGATTTCACCTTATCTGCGGTCTTTGTTGTGCATTTTTCAAGAGGTAAGCTATAGACTATCTTCTAGAAATCAAGAATAGCCTACTATTCTGCGTAATAAACTACAACACaaaagagtaggcctactgcacacgactttgaataaatagcctatatataattcaagttatttctggaaaaaaaaatgcatgccaTGTTGCTCTTACCCTGACGGTAACAGTGCAGGAGGCCACGTGTAGGACGGCggcggccacggccacggcgaTGATCCACTTCATTGTGCTGCTTTATTTAATTGTGAGACGCCAACAGCTGCCTTGTTGTGGTTCTCTTCGTTTTTCAGTAGGTGGTATTGAGCACTGCATTCCCACACGCCGTTTATAAAGGGTTTGACTGTGGCACACATGCTATAGCGTGGCCAATCATTAACTGACGCCATTAACGTAACACCAACGTTTTGGGTCAATGTGGTTCCCAGGCGTTGTTTGGGAAAATGAATGGGGAAGTGTATATGCAAACGAAGTTCTGGGAGTCTAGTGAAATATTGATgccatatatttaataaattattaatGAATACTAAATTgagtgtttatatatttatatatatatatataggggccAGTCTGTTGTGCTTTCTCAGTCAATAAATTAGCTTTCTCTGTCAAACGCTCAAATTAGGAGCCAAAATGTAGAGTTATGGATGTCATGCAATCAATAGGCTGGTAAATGATTGAAGATAAACAACcgattttattaaaaaaaatattggatgacatgcattcaaataataaaaacttGCCCTTGCCTGTCAAATGGACTTTAACTACTGACAGAAAgttaagacagacagactggcagaCAGAAGTGTGATCAAGAGTCTAAAGACCGATAGACAGGTTTGcagacatgtatgtatgtatgtatgtatgtatgtatgtatgtatgttattCCATCAAGTATTTCAAAGGGCCATGTGTATTGGCCATTTGATAATCTACCCTTCAGTGACATCAAAAGTGGGAGAGTCCATCCAAAGTTATGCTGGACTAAAGCCAGTAGACGTCAGGAGACGTCAGGAGACGGTATCAACTGGTATCCTGTCACTAACTCACTGATACCTGCCGATAGTAAGGGTAACAAAGGGCCCGTAAGGGTAAATGGAGGCCTGTGTTTACTCTTACCAGAGAAGTACTTGAGGCTTACTTTGTGCCAGGATCTGCCACCAGGATATCGTCCTTTAACAGTTCAAGAGCTGCCTGCGTGTCTCCACTCCAGAGGAGATTAGTCTCCCGTTATCTTCTGGGAAATCCTGAAAGTGTATAATTAATATACTGAGTTAGAAATATAGTTCCTTTAGTGAAATGAATCTAAACTAAATTGAACTTATGTTGGAAGTACATTTTTATGACATTTTTAAAGAGTAAATACATACCGGTCCATATTTAATGAGCTTGGGCCAGATCTCAAACATCTTGGCAAGTTTGCCAACATTTCAGGCCCAGCAAGTTTGCTAACAAATTGCCAACATATCAGGCCCAGCCACTTTGCTGACTGATGCGGTGTGAACCAGCCTGACAGGAGGCTTACCTATAGGGGGGATCAAACCTGCTGCAGCGACCCCAAACCCACCGCCTCATAACAGGGGAAACTCACTGCTTACTTTGCATTGGGCCATATCCGTCTGGTTCATCTTCAAAACAGTTTTAATCTGTGCTATTGGGATATATTATTGAGATGTAATTCGTTATGAGTAAAATATTAAATttcacctagatgtgtgacggatagatgagcaacgtttgctacagtccactgggtaggcaggTAGACCTATCCACCCTATGTGTGCTGGTtggatctatccagcacacatctaggtggacacgcccacttgtgatgtcatgagagccagattttcaaaacggcttgaaACGGCTATTCACActgacacctggtggcatgtcatgggacctttaaaggacGAGGAGGTCTGGTAGGCCTAGgcctaggcctaaaaaaataaaaaattggttCCTGTTgtttgtcagttgaggtcatgggtaggtagggattttttttttattttttttattttttttttccagcggcaaaATTTAAAAACGTGAAAATTCGCTCTTCCTTGTaaagaatgaagaggtgctgtacaaaaacgtaattatagtttgcattttttaatatatatctatattttctttaaaagggtcggtcggaaatcgtaaccaaacaatttttttttttaggccctagtTAAATCCAGGAGTCGTCCTGGTTAGTTTAATAACTTTTTTTGGTAATTTAGGGGGAAGACCCTTGGTCTTACGGCACATTGAGAGGTTGGTCCAGCCTCTCCTGTCTTTGGTCCTTTTAAGCCAGGTCTAATGTCCGTCATTAATGCCGGTAAATATGATCTGTTATTTATGTAGGGGACAAACTCTACTGAAAAGGTATTCTGAAAGTCTTGATTCATATGTAACCCTTATCGAATATACAAAGGTTTTTCGTTTGGACTTCCAAATAGTAATTGTTTGGAAGTGCAAAGTTTATTTGCCACTGTTTTTCTGCGCTTCTagttgtctttttttatccTGAAATCCTTCTAGGGTTTAATCCGTGTGAGGCATATGCCAAATCGTAATTTCTAATGTCTGCAATGTTCATCATAAGTGCAACTCAGAGTCTTGTGTTGGGATCTGACCTCCCATACCAGGCTGTGCTCGTCCTGGGTTCAGAACCCCAAGCCTCTTCGTGATTGGAACGGTGGCTGGTGTCTAGCGATTAAAGGGGACATACAtgtaggtggacacgcccacctgtgaatGTCATAAGCGGGGCATTTTCAAAactgcttgtaacggctaatcacacacacctggtatATGTCCCCATTAGGTCGGTGCCTACCTCTCCCTGCTTAAAGGTCCTGGATTCTATACcaaatgtctgcagtctacccAACCGCTGCTTCCTACTGACATCTAAATACAATCATCCatgaagttgctttggataaagcgtctgctatatGATAATAGTAAATGGTATAGTTTGGATATACCCTCTGTTGACCAGGTGGGGAAGCCTTGAGTTGTCATAGTGGGAGGTGGATTTACGACAAAATGGTGGGTTTATTCACGTTTATTCAAAAAAGAAGGCTCagatgtttatttctttttctttcgtTTAAAATCGTTTTGATTTCAGTTTATTGCCTCCTCTGATTGGAATCAGGCAGCATTGCCTTCACAGTAGCCGGTGTCGCAGATCTCAGTTCCTCtgaggaaaaaaacacaaaaggccATCATCAGACCAGTGGGCCTCAAACCCATTGGTGATTTGTGTCTATAATGAGTCGATCGCTGAACAACTTGATTCGGTGTTGGCTAACTTCTTAACATTCTATTGGGTCATTAGTGCAGGCACCTAATATTTAAATTCACAGATTTTTCCAAAAAGATGTTCATGTTTTGTGTGGCACGACTGAAAAAGTGTTAGGTGGCATGACCGACATTACACAAATGTCTTACCAAAATATGTTAAAACATACATTCTACAGCAAACTTGACCTTGAAATTGAACTTTAAGTACTGACAGAAAGCCAAGACGGACAGAAGTGTGTGAAAGTAGTGCAGGGATGGGAAACTGACGTATACGGCCCGCATCCTCTCTccgtcaggcccgcacataatttaaattaaaaaataataataataaatcgagttacagaaaactcgttcaagaaagatACGGAGCAGAGTATCTGTTCATagattcaaaggcaaacccatgtgtctagtttgcttagaaacgaTATCAGTCATGAAGGGGGGAGGCTCTGACGGAGATCTCTCGTACATTTCGCGGTTGCTTGTTCGTGTGACCTACGATACAGCGGCCACTAGGGTGCCCTCGGCCCAAATTACTGTGGGCCGCGGCAGTAATAAATATTCTCGATGGCCACTCCGCCTCTGggtatgatgaaaaatgtggccctctttatcacgaaagttgcccatccctgaggTAGTGCGATCGAGACCCATAGACAGGTGTGCAGACAGACATGACAGTAGCGAGACGGCACGCGGCAGGCCTACCTAGTTTGGCGAAGAGCTTCCGGGCGCTGGGGTCCCGACACATGGGTCTGAATTCTTCCGGCAGGGCACTGTGGGAGCACACGGCGGGAATGCCAgtgtaagtaccatatcggctcggcttccagatcggctcggggtccgtcgtctgctgattacgttacacaatatcattggctgtacgcttgaatgggcgtacattgtgattggctgtacgtcggacagttgtgattggctgttttgtgctgtagctctggctgtagtcatagcaaccacgaggcaacagcgagcacatgtgtgagcgcgagtaggtctatgtctagtttcggtttgtgttgccagataGGGCATATGTCCCGTCAAAGTAGCCAAATCAGGCTGAAAatttgcccaatctggcaacacggacggcttatcttgacagccaagatgattccgagggatgttttgtttttagaagaaaactatcgatacagataggttgggaatggtctatgttcaaaatgaaagatcataacaggctctttaatttaagccataaaaaaccttaTTGCAGTAGATAGctattgtgtgacgtaatcagcagacaacggaccccgagccgacctggaagccgagccgatatggtacttacaccggcCTCGGCCGCACGAGAAGACCCGGCCGCATCCATAGCCCCCCAAAGATTCCTCACAGACTCCGAAGAATACGTGTATCTCCCTGCCATGTCCGAAGCCGAGATCTGCAGCAAGCCCAGAACACCGATCACGTCAATTAACAGTGCTAGCAGttactatttattatttagtcATGTCAAAAGGGACTTGACTAAACCAGATTGCTgaagacattaaggagcaggtaactttttttgattttgcttaaaaggggacatattatgaaaacaataatatatatactgtatatctatgggactgacagtctttccgatttccgcataacgaccggccatagcaaccctgccgacaacgtgtaacgtcatcaccctattccgctccaaccacttgatggaaacgcacctaattcgaattacttttttgtgaactttctaaagattcgcatcacctttttAGATGGAAACACAACTAgtgctacagacaccagaaacagcgcattctgaagggactgaaacagaggggattAGCGGtagacaatattttttttcctaaaagctatttccagcaaacggcttcaaaaacatgttttctggaactcaaattctacgtttacttgttgggaaaacaccataatatgtctcctttaaggaCGCCAACAGGTAGGCTAGCCTATGCTGTGGACATTGCGATCACCATCGCCTACTAATCTGCGTAATAAACTAGGACAACACAAAagagtactacacactactatgAATAATTAGGCTATGATGGTCAAAATAATGCCAAGTTGTTTACCGTGATGACCACAAGGCATGAGGCCACGTGTAggacgacggcggcggcgaTAACGGCGATGATCCACTTCATTGTGCGGCTTTATTTAATAGTAAGACGCCAACAGCTGCCTTGTTGTGGTTCACCTGGTTTGTCAGTATTGAGCACAGCAGTCTCACACGCCGTTTATAAAGGGTTTGGCTTGCTCGCGTTGCCAATCATTTCTCTTCACATCACAGATGTAACAAT
Encoded here:
- the LOC115547152 gene encoding guanylin-like, whose protein sequence is MKWIIAVAVAAAVLHVASCTVTVRVGQYEYPLQSVKMLWRLVATARGYRSEAQGSMPAVCYQPALPHVFTPLCRDPNAGKLFAELVNLATRSNSCEICASPACYGC